Genomic window (Lycium barbarum isolate Lr01 chromosome 2, ASM1917538v2, whole genome shotgun sequence):
AGGTGACgcttttttcctttttagtccgtctaAAAACatgacatctttctatatttgTTAGTAATAAGTTAACTTTGAGATGCTTTTATAGCAACACAAATAGCCCTCAAACACCCTTACATAAATATAGTGTTTGGATATGTGATTATCCACTTGTATTTTCGTATTACTATCTTAGTTTGACTTGCTAGGCACAGAGTTAAATGAAGAaatacttttgaatcttgtggttctaaattaaagatgtatGCGATGTAAAAGatgtctttgaatcttgtgattataaacttgacaggTAAGATGTTTGAAttgagacttttttttttttttaaaggacaaATCAAAAAGAAAAGTTAAATTGGGACATGACAGAGGGGTTAGATATATTTGTTTATGTGATTAATTGATTCCTCAGatcccacttgtggaattacactgagtatgttgttgttgttattgtttttgattaattgattaTCCACTTGTATTTTTTGTTGATTAATTTGTATTTATTGGTGGATGGCTTTGACTATGATAGGGTTCATGTGGTTCTTGCTGGTCGTTCAGTACGACAGGAGCGGTGGAAGGAGCTCACTTTTTGGCAACTGGGGAGCTAGTGAGCCTTAGTGAACAGCAGCTTGTTGACTGTGACCATGAGGTTAGTTTTTTTCTTGGCGTTGACTTTTTTAAATTTGATTAGTTCAATATTCTTTAGTCTTTATTATCTATGTTTGAATGAGATTAATGATGTTTTGCTGGTGTTGCTTAACATATTGGTGATGTTGCTTAGATCATATGCTTAGCTCTGTATAAACCATTGAGGTTTCTTGTCAAAGCTAGTTGTTTGGAAGGGTTTGCTGATTAGGTTTGAATTATATAATTAAGGTTTCTTGTCAAAGCTAGTTGTTTGAAAGGGTTTGCTGATTAGGTTTGAATTACGTCATTGAGGTTTCTTGTCAAAACTAGTTATCTGTTGGCAAGGTTTTACAAATTAGGTTTCATTCTTTGCAAAAGGATTAAAATTTACACTTTTTTGGGATCTATGCTATGGGGGCTGGGGAGCGTAAGACAAAAGCCAATAGGATTGTTCTAATTTCTTTGTTTACAATGGTTTCTTATTTTCTTGAAACAGCCTCAATCTGTTATACTCGATCCCAAATAGTTGGGTTAATTTTCTTGAAACAAATCATATTAATGGGCAAATCGTTGCACCGAACTCTGTATCGCTAAGGCTCCTTTGCCAAAGCTAGTTATCTGCGTCAAAGAGTAACCTTTTGGGTTTTCATTCTGTGGGAAAGGATTAAAGATTAGAACTTTTTTGCGTGTCTGTACTAGTGGGGTTGCGAGATGGTTTTCCATTTTCATAGGAGCAACTTAGAAAGAGAAATAAAACCAGCAAGGGAACTGAGTTGAGACTGAGCAGAGACAATAACCTTTGCTGCTGACTGCGCGGATGTTATTATTGCTTTTTCTTTAGCTTaatacatacatatttattttACCCTGTTAATCTTAAATCAAAATTTTCTCTTTTGCAGTGTGATGCGGAGGAAAAAAGTTCTTGTGATGCAGGTTGCAACGGTGGTCTCATGACTAGTGCCTTTGAGTATACCCTGAAAGCTGGAGGTCTCCAACGGGAGAAAGATTATCCTTACACTGGCAAGGATGGCAAATGCCACTTTGACAAGAGCAAAATTGCCGCCTCTGTATCTAACTTCAGTGTTATTGGTCTTGATGAAGACCAAATTGCTGCTAACCTGGTTAAACATGGTCCCCTTGCAGGTAATGTAGCTATCATAAACTAAAGACTTAAGTTGAAGTGTTTTTAGCCAGAGTGAATGAGAGAGTAGACAAGAGACTTACTCTGTTCTTTATTGTGTAAAATGCAGTGGGGATCAACGCTGCTTGGATGCAGACATACATTGGAGGAGTTTCATGCCCATTACTTTGCTTCAAGCATCAGGATCATGGTGTCCTCCTGGTGGGTTATGGTTCTGCTGGCTTTGCCCCTATCCGTCTTAAGGAAAAGCCTTACTGGATCATCAAGAATTCGTGGGGAGAGAACTGGGGAGAGCACGGATATTACAAGATCTGCAGGGGTCACAATATATGTGGAGTTGATGCCATGGTCTCTACTGTCACTGCTGCCCATACTACTAATCCTAATCTTTAAGATGAATTTATCCCATGAATGTTGTCTGTGATCAAGGGTTTTATTTTACTACCACTACCCTAATCTGTGTAAATATGTCGGTCAGTAATGTATTCTGAACTCAAAAGTCTTAGATTTCATAAGCACTTTATTATTGTGCCTCAACCGACGTACTGTGATTTGTACTGAAGTTTATACTGCAAAAATGAAGTTTGAATTCTAAGTTATTTGCAATATACTGCATGCTCGGAATGTCTCTAATCCTCTTTGAGCTTCTATATTCCATATTAGTACATTGCTTCAGAGTTCTGACTTAAGAAGCATGCTGTAAATACTAACTTGATAAACAGACAACTTGGTGCATTGAAAGTTGAGATTGTGTGTATATGATGACCATGTCCGGGATTATTAGCATGTCGCAATGTCATTGTCTGCCTGGTGTTGCGTCTGATTGATGTGGTATCCGCTAGATAGATCTATAAAAAGTCAGGAACATAAAGGTAAGATAAGTGGTGAACAAATCACTGCAACTTTTAAGCAAGAAAAATGCACAAGTAATTTGAAGTTGATGCCGTTGTAGCCTTCTGGTAATAAACTGCTCTTTTATTAGAGGATTGAATAAATCATGTTGAGTGCATGACATTCAAAAGGAAATTCCTCAGGGGCAGATCTTTGGCGGCACTGTGTACCTATAACCTCTATTGACACGAAAATTGGAAGAAATCCAAGCCCAATTACGGCAGTAGTCTTGAACAAACAGCTCTTGATTGCAACATTCTATGATATTTAATCATCATCCTCACCAATTGAGACAAACGACAATAGtaccagtttaaaaaaaaaaaacggcaaTTTTGCAAAACTTGTATCCATCTTCTGCCTGATCAGATAGGAACATGAAGCCATCCTTTTCCTCCTTTTTGGCTAGTCAAAAATTTCATGTTCCTCTATTCCTAAACAGACAGGGATATAAAGAGGGACTTACAACAATAAGCAACAAGAACGTAAGTAGGGATAGAATGGTTACAGTTGTCAAACACCAGGGTTGTCTTGTGATATTCCACGACACTGCGCATGCTCATTAACAAACTATGCTTCAGTCCTAAAAAAGTTGGGATCGGCTTTATAAATCTTCACCGAACAATGATCCTACAGGTTCATAGATCCTAGAATTTCCGGATATATGTCTAACTGTCTTAGAGTACTCCAATCAAATAACTTATAGAGAAATTAAACCTTAACCTGTAAGATGTTACACTAAAAGGTTAACCTTAAGTTGTTTAGATCTTCCTAAGAATTTGGTTGAATAAATGTCAAAGGGAGTCACAAGGGAATATGCTTCTAAGGATACTAAACTTCTTATATGCATATTTTCAATTCGAGAGAACCTTAAATGCGATAAGAAAATGAGTTGATGCATGGCAAATCAAGCACCCTCACGATGCTACTGCATCAACCTCCTTCCTAGAACAATTTTGTACTGCATCAACCTTCTTTCTAGAAAATAAAATGAGCTTTATAACAGGAAGTCCCATTTAACTATTTAAACTTTAAGGGATACCATTCCTTCCGCATTCGGTTCAGATTCCTAATAACACACCAATCATCTAAGGAGAGAAACGCCGTTTGTGAATCTCAGAATTATCTTTTCAACAAATACCTGAGTGCACTTGCGGATCCCTTAGTGAAAATATTAGCATCCACACCAGCATCAGCTAAGGACAACAAGAAATTTGAACTATTCAATTGAGAAACATGAGGAACTTTTTTTTATCAATCTAAAAGGAGGTACCAGGTTTATAGCCGCTCATTTAAAATGTAATAAGCAAGATCAACATTTAGGTGCTCTTTAGGTTGTAATTCTGTCTTTTTGTTTAGTCAATGGTAATATTTAGAGtgttggcaaaaaaaaaaaaaaaggatcaacATTTAGTCTAGCTTAATATCACACTGATAAAAGATACAATGAGCAAAACACAGCCTATGTTCATCTCCAGCAAACAACAAACAAGAAATGGCCAACTGCAATACGCACTAGTGGAGACGTCGAGGCATACTCATGCACCTTATATGAAGATCCTTCGATAAACATAAAAAACGGAGATGTCAGGCTTCATCATTTCGATCCATGCAGTCTGAGTTCAGATTAGTCATACACATTAGCTTCGACTTCAAGTTATCAACGACATAATTGTCAGTCTTCAACAAAGGGATTAACAAGGCTTTCGACAAAGATTTCTGGCGTAAAACACCACTTAAGTCCAGTAACTTCTGGTTGTCTGATTGAATCATCTTGAATCATCCTTTGGATTGTATGTAATGAAAACTGAGCGATGCAAAAGTAAAATTTCACCCTTATATGACTGGCAAAACAACGGGGAAAATGACATCGAAGAGGGTGGATAATAGTTATAATTCCCAGGATCATCAGGACAGTTGATGGTGAACATTTTTGACCAAGATTCTTTAAACTCGATAACCCTTCATAACCCACACATCAGAATAGCTTCTCTCATAATTACAAAGTACGACAAGATCACTTCCCAAAACACCCAACATCAAATCCAATTTGCCTTTTCCATAATCGGGTTGCTCCACCTTATCCCACGTCTCATTTGCTAAATCAAAAGAAACGCTATTTAAAGATGAAGTCCAATAAAGCTTCCCCTTGGCAAACTTAGCTGAACAATTTATCAGGGAGCCGCCCTGAAAATCCCCGACGTTTCTCCAAATATTAGTCTTTAGACCATAAATCTTGATTTTGTCTTTTACAAAGGATTATCATCGAAGAAATTGAAAATAACAACTAATTTATAATCATCATGTATCTCGTCATATCCAAAACCATATCTAAAAGAGCAATTGCAAATTGGCCTGGATTTAACTCCTGATTCAGGCAGTTTGTTCCACTTCCTAATTGATGGGTTCCAAATACATAAACTAACTCCTGAACTAGGGACTTTCTTGTCAATCCTGATTGCTTGGATAAATTTTTTCCTACCGGCCAAACAAATCAATCCATTGGTAGAATCACACCACCTGATATTGAATTTTTTTCATGGGATAATCCATTTCAGATGCCTTAGTAATTGGGTTGTAAAGTAAGGAATGTAGAGAACAGTCCCTGAGATTGCATATCAAGTTTAAAATAACCTTGAGATTCGAGTAAATTTGTTACTTGGAACGCTAATCATGTTATGAGTTGGTATTTCATTAAGATAATATCTATAAGATGCTACTACTTATTAATGACCTATATGCACGCATCAATTAATGACTTGTTATAATTTTGGAACGAGCCGCTCATTTGTTTCAACAACAATTGTACATGTTTAATTCACTTAATTTGTGATCAGTATTTGTAATACTGAGAATCAACAGTGTCTTGCCTTTCTGGAGACCAAGCTTATATTGGAGAATTACATTAACATTAATGTAGCTTCTCACTGAATGCATTCATTTCTACTAGTTCTGCGTTGACATTTGCTCCTTAAAAAGTGTTTAGTTTAGGGGCATTTCTCTACATCTCTTTATCTGTACAACAAAAGAGAGAGGCAAAGAGCTAAGTAAAATGAGAAATAGGAAGTGAATTGGGCCCATGCAAATTTGTATATAAAGCACTGCGATTGTGTTGCTAGGGTAGATTGCAGCATCTAAATTTTGAACACGTCTATGACAAAAAAATTGTGACCATAAAATAGCATACAGAGAAAATGAAATTTATGGCCATTGGATCTTCAAATTCGTCTGTCTGTTTTTGTGTTGGGTTTTAATTGGGCTGCAGTTACATAATTGGGCCAGTCCagccttttctttttctctttcttttttatgGGAGTGGGAGTGTAAGGTAGAAGAGTTTGTATACTAATAGTCTACTATGCAACTCTGATCTCATAAATTGAGGAGTATATTTTCTGGATTTCTTTAGGGAAACATTAAGAGTCAAATTTTTGCATTTATTTTTTAAGTGGTTTTATAGGAACTTTCAATTGCCCTATTTGAGTACCTTTCAAATTAACTAATGGGATCAAACAGAGTACATGATTTCTAATCATCAATTTAGCAAAAGTTTATAAATCATTCATAAAAATTGATACAAAATTTCCCTAATAAGAATTAGTAGAACCTCAGAACAATATCCAATTTTTTAGAGAACGTATCAAATAAATTAGTAATATTGAcgaaataggtagatatagattGACATATTCTACTAAAATGATCGTGCTGGCACAGTTGCAAAAATGGACCGTTAAACTGTTGAAAGGAAAAGAATACGAGGGCCAACAGAACAGAATGACAAGTCAATCATATTGAACTATTGATTAGATAGATAAGACAATTCCATTCTATGGCCTCTACAAAAGTAAAAGCAAGCAAACAGATGAAGCACATGATCTCCCCTTTATCAAATAAACTCACTCCAGATGAGTTGAATTTGGCCAGTCAAGATGGATAAGTTAGTAAACGGATGTGACATTAATTCGACCAAATTTAAACGGATTAGAATATATTATGTTTTGATGAGCTAGTTTTAGCATCTCTACACATATTTAGCAAGAGTAGAGAAGGTCCCATGGGATAATATAGCTAGGAGAGACGTACTTTTGGTATAAAATTCGCCACATTACGATTTCAAGAGGAACTATTGGAGTGGATTGACTAATGTCAATCACCTAATACGAGGGTAAATTTGCTGGACTCCATGAAATTCAGGCATGTGGCAAAGCCCGTACGTATGAGGAGACTATTTAGAAACAAGTGGGTCAAGTGTAGCGGTCCCATGCATGTTCGATTATTAATTGGTCCATCATATCACATCACATCCTCCATTTGCATTCAATTATTATTACATTACAAATATATGTGTATTCGCCCCGAAAAGGCGGAAGCCATGTCCACCAAATTATCTTTATGGATTCATTACGCTACTGAACGTGGAATTACATGCTCGTTTTCTTGGCATTATTAACATAAGTAAGTTCCTTTAAGCAAAAATTAATTAAGTTGGGTCAAGCTGGTGTCATCTTAGACAAAAGGACAATAGTCAAGAATATTCGTAGACAAAAGAGAGAAAGATTGAGTAGGCTTTTTAGACGATATTAGTTGAACGttgaaaaaataatatttgaaattggTCGAAGCTGAAAAAGAGTATTTGTAAGCAGAAGTGGACGAGAATCTAAATTTAATTTATGTGTTCGGGATTCTAAGACAACAATCTCAAGTGCCAATAAAAAATTGAGTCCCACAGAAGTTCGAGCTTGGATCATCGTCTCTTTATATGGTCTTGGACTATACTCAGCTCTTCAACTATATTTCGAAGTTGACTTAGTCCGTATTCATTTTTCTTATCATGGTGTTAGAGGCAAAGCCAACACATTCATGGTTTACCCAATATTGGACCCTCATTCTATATAGTCCGCAATTCATATGTCCAATCCCGTGCATGCGGAGAATGTTGAGTCCACATCAGTTTGGCCCTGTTATTTATCTTTTTATATGATTTTGGACAATTCTCACCTCTCATATTGGCTTTTAATATTGAGTTAAGCCCAAAATTCTTTTTTTTAGTCATAACTGGGTTCAAatttaatatttatacatatttagtgcatttcataattatatatagaGCCTAAGCTAAAGCGACTGGTTCCGAACGAACCCATAGTTCACAATATGGATCCACTTTTGTTTGGAAGTAGTACATTTTGGACGTACAATGTCCTCTCAAACACTCCTCAAATAAGTTTCTCAATGTTTCAGCATCCTTTGCTCTAATGacctaagagcccgtttggattggcttataagttgcctataagctgttttcagttttttgagtgtttgactggtcaacttaaagtcattttgtgcttaaaataagcctaaaaaattaattgagtccatttgacttaacttatctaaagcaacttataagctggaaacaacttataagcaaaaaaataataatttggacCCCCAacttataagcccatccaaacaggctctaacttTAACTTACTTTAATTAATGATTTTATAATAGTATTTGCAAGTGAAGTCATATATAGCCAAATACCCCTAAAGAATCCTTACCACAATTACCCACTCCCATAAGGTCACAACAAAATCCTCAGGCCATTATGTCCAGTATAGCAGATTTGACGTACAAATGGGATAGAAGAATGTAGTTCTGCCATCCAACAATAGAAAACTGTTTTTATTTGAAGGCATTAGGGTCCAAAGACAGATTATTTAATAGGGCGCAGGCTGTAATTTGATTTGTATTTGATGTTGGAATGTAGAGTACTGACATTTATGAAGACTAAAAGTTTAGGGATTTggaccactttttttttttttttttggcaaaaagCTCAAATACCAAAAACATTACAGAAGGAAGAAGCACGCGGTTGATATAGCTGGTTGTTGCAGTGAATTTTGATGGAAGCCTCAGCCTACTCTTTCCTAAATTCTCCACACCCTATGAACCTATTTCTTGATATCCTAGTGTGTACTGTATCATTATTTTTGGCCTTTTCCTCCTAATTGCAATCACCATTTTCCTTTCATACTAATTCCTATTTCTTTTACCTtactgaaaattaaaaaaatgtcaaGTACGTAACCATCTGATTGTGACATAATTAGTTTTGTGTTGTTTTCCTTGTCTTTTCTATATATCAATCCTCCCCCCAAAAAAATATAAGGAGTTGGGACAATTTTGGGGAGATGCATAAATGAGCAAACTTGGATTTGCTATCTCTCCAACGGAGAAATAGTTATTTAGccctttataattttttttttagttttatgacccttttgcAAGAGATTTTTACTTTTTAGACATAAGATatctaaaaaattattttctttctattcaaattgtaagaggccaAGAGATCTTATTTCCTCTCCAATTCGTCCCACTTTATGTGATACAATTCAGAGTATGAGAGTGAAGCCGGAGAAACGGATTTTTGATTCTTTACAaactttttttagttttatgacctTTTTATTAGAGACcttcattttttacacataagagatctgaaaaagacattttcttctattcaaattgtaagaggtcAAGAGATCTTATTCCTTGAGCGAAGCGATCTAATTTTCAATGTGAATACAAACATAAAATCTTTATTGACATACTGATCATCTTTTGTTTTACAATAAATAACAAAAATTGCCTTCCATGATTCAATCTATTATAACACGAAGTTACCTGATATTCGCTACTATGAACGAGGGAGGAAAAATGTGTAAGTGAAATAAGTGAGATATGATACATATTCCTTATGTTGTTCATAAATGGTCATTTGGTTATTCATACGAGTAAAATTGATTAATGTCGAGTGCCTTCAGTTTCAGGTAGCCTAAAGTTACCAGTTACATTTGACTTAAAGGAGAAAGAGAAACAAACGATAGCAATAGGACAACAGGTCTCCAATCCCCATAACAACCTTTATCATAGTCTGGATAGCATCTTTACTAAAACTAGCCTGAGTTTTTCACACTGCCAGATCACGAGGTCTCATCATATGGAAGGTAATAGAAGAAACCAAACAGGAATTTTTGTTTCTATTAATTTTGTATTAGTTTAATTTGTTTCTATTAATTTTGTAttagtttaagttatatacactgtCAGTGTAATTTTTTTTAGATTATCAATGTAATTTAACATGTTATTTATTAGTTATTTGTTTAGTTTAATTGCCGATCAACCTTATTAAATAGAGTTTCATCTGCAATTATCTTCTAGATAGCttgattttgaaaatattttgtacACTTTGCATAGAAACTCTTTCATATAATTAACGAGAGACTTGAAGCATATGTTCCCAAGCATGGGAATCCCCCGAAGCCCATTTCTTACCAGCCACGTGAGCTCTAATGCAGTATTTACTTTTAACAAAGTTAGCCAAAAGAGAGTTAGAGGTTCTCAGTCTGCACTATCTTTTCATGGCTAGAGTGTCGCTGAAATCTGTCATACTTCTAATGCCTACGCATCGTTCTTCATAAGGGACACACAAATTACTCCAGGAGCTCCAGTGATAATTCTTGTGATCCTGTCTACTACCCTAAAAAAAGTTGGCAAGGTGCTTGTCAATAAGTTTAAGGGTACCTTTGGGAGGGGTCATGtaacgccccaaaacccaccctagacgtgaccgacatccgacgtcatgaataacatcggaagaatctaaacgatacaataatgacacttgaacccgccaggttccaacattcgcctccaacaatttataaagtaaatgtaacaaatcatgaacaTATAAAttaatcagcggaagtctttattcaccaaatacttagtcaaacgtaatgacgtgcccgagagttaatcaataactcaacaactacccacaagaatgtatactatggagcttctaagataatgagcaatgtctaaattatcgggacgcagcccaaaactaaaagacgaaaagtaaagatagaatggttccccacgaacaatcatgtgggctcaccgaatagtctcgaagtAGCAAGTTCTGTTAAGttgtaggcgtatcacgaacctgctattcaatgatacctaacataccatcaaaaacaacaatggtatgcctgagtactgggtactcagtgagtgtctaaggggcaatagttaacaaaacaagatatagtgaataaaatcaataaaatgatatcaatgaaaataacagttcaaacccaggaataaagcgagtcagcaacattaaagagtcatcaagaacccaacaatgacagacacattaacttaactccttaccatttaccaggccaagtatttcacttatGAATTCAATagcaccacaagccactcacagacaacaggatacgaaacaagccactcataggcaaactaatcaatcaatcgatactccgggttaggaaaccacggaggctaatcgtcctctggactagcacagcaatagatactccgggctaggaagcaacggaggctaatcgtcttctggactagcacagcaatagatactccgggctaggaagcaacggaggtcaatcgtcctctggactgacacagcaatactcgcatcgatacgttaggatccataacggctaatcgtcctctggattagcacagcttgcccatacaggcccaaacaccaacaaaatacaaatcatggcatattaccgaatcatcaatcatggcttagagccgaatctcaattctcaagtcatcatctaaaaaatggaggcatttcaagtcataaccgatttagaatcttattcaaatctcttattcaatttcaagttcaagaaacccattcaacaacaaaataagtttaaggtccaacctttagaagattaagttcaatcatccaataatgggaaaagcgagtttcacaaagtagtatagttcgtataaggttcgatgcgggcttgacccctacacacgcatgaccttgtctaaaagaaatcatctttagttccagaataaattccaccaaacaagagttataacttatacaaacaatcaaggaaggattctcaattACAAtccatgctttcacaatataagcgtacttcacaagtagacatagttgaaaagatgatttttgggatatagacatacttcaaggaagattttgggaaaatctagacatacatgaaaagatgaattttgaaatatagacatacaaaacaccttcatagtcaaaaggattttctttaaaagagacatacaaattaacTTTATAtttaaaaaggattttattttaaagagacatatattagggttttgtatgagaagttcaccctttttNNNNNNNNNNNNNNNNNNNNNNNNNNNNNNNNNNNNNNNNNNNNNNNNNNNNNNNNNNNNNNNNNNNNNNNNNNNNNNNNNNNNNNNNNNNNNNNNNNNNNNNNNNNNNNNNNNNNNNNNNNNNNNNNNNNNNNNNNNNNNNNNNNNNNNNNNNNNNNNNNNNNNNNNNNNNNNNNNNNNNNNNN
Coding sequences:
- the LOC132629146 gene encoding cysteine proteinase 15A-like, with translation MAHLFLLSLLSFTLISSAFSFSDEDPLIQQVVSETNDNHVLNAEHHFSLFKSKFNKIYATQEEHDHRFKVFSANLRRARRHQLLDPSAEHGVTKFSDLTPSEFRRTYLGLYKPKPKLNAEKAPILPTSDLPSDFDWREKGAVTGVKISNTNSPQTPLHKYSVWICDYPLGSCGSCWSFSTTGAVEGAHFLATGELVSLSEQQLVDCDHECDAEEKSSCDAGCNGGLMTSAFEYTLKAGGLQREKDYPYTGKDGKCHFDKSKIAASVSNFSVIGLDEDQIAANLVKHGPLAVGINAAWMQTYIGGVSCPLLCFKHQDHGVLLVGYGSAGFAPIRLKEKPYWIIKNSWGENWGEHGYYKICRGHNICGVDAMVSTVTAAHTTNPNL